One window of the Burkholderia ubonensis subsp. mesacidophila genome contains the following:
- the tssF gene encoding type VI secretion system baseplate subunit TssF → MNAPWKRSSHENENPFLKYFDAEMRYLRAAADEFAGAHPEVARRLGMRYGEVDERVRATFEGFALLAGRLRMKLDDSMSEITEPLIDNLYEHAARPIPSLSIIECTPVGSAASTGARVPAGAVVRSAPVGPDQVRCLYRTTQAVQLLPLAVEDAVAAVRADGRTVIRLAFRLGLAEQRERVDLSRIRLYLHGDRPVAAALYAALTHQVASIGLRLPSVRNGELQPLDDVRFEAAGFGPSTRLWPVADPERDRGLDREQTLLEYFVFPQKFHFVDLCGFDAAVLPAGESRMTFEIELDGRVPGDHPVRRESFRLFCTPVINLFEVDALPLQPADWHDREHRICVPPDVAGHVEPYDVLAVTASDPEDSARHAYRAFTTFRHRGWILCYEKPERYFHNATRFGATGRELWVTLSGQLWNRRGRDEADVEARPVELDRYLTVHALANNGHLPRMALTEATITEAVSGFTGIASVRNLTAPTLPLYPPRHHPEYDVRVLGHFTAGGANELVTIREGGAPALRAVLMLYEWSDDDGIMRRIDAIEDVRLTEHQELERVHIHREIRMHVRLDAKAFDGPGDAALFGEVLSRFVGHYASFHHSMRLVLAMGGREVLYPRMEHEGAPF, encoded by the coding sequence ATGAATGCCCCGTGGAAACGATCCTCGCATGAGAACGAGAATCCGTTCCTCAAGTATTTCGATGCGGAAATGCGCTATCTGCGTGCGGCGGCTGATGAATTTGCCGGAGCCCATCCCGAAGTCGCGCGCCGCCTCGGCATGCGCTACGGTGAAGTGGATGAGCGCGTTCGCGCGACCTTCGAAGGGTTCGCGCTGCTCGCGGGACGCCTGCGCATGAAGCTCGACGATAGCATGTCCGAAATCACCGAGCCGCTGATCGACAACCTGTACGAACATGCGGCACGACCGATTCCATCGCTGTCGATCATCGAATGCACACCCGTCGGCAGTGCGGCCTCAACAGGCGCACGGGTCCCCGCTGGGGCCGTGGTGCGCTCGGCACCCGTCGGCCCCGATCAGGTGCGGTGCCTCTACCGGACGACGCAAGCGGTTCAATTGCTGCCGCTTGCGGTGGAGGATGCGGTTGCTGCGGTACGTGCCGACGGCCGCACGGTCATCCGTCTTGCATTCAGGCTCGGGCTGGCCGAGCAGCGGGAGCGCGTGGACCTGTCGCGTATCCGACTGTACCTGCACGGCGACCGGCCAGTCGCCGCCGCACTGTACGCGGCGTTGACGCATCAAGTCGCATCGATCGGCCTGCGCCTGCCGTCGGTGCGTAATGGCGAGCTGCAACCGCTCGATGACGTGCGCTTTGAAGCGGCAGGCTTCGGACCGTCGACGCGGCTGTGGCCGGTCGCCGATCCCGAGCGTGACCGCGGTCTGGACCGTGAGCAGACGCTGTTGGAGTATTTTGTGTTTCCACAGAAATTCCACTTCGTCGACCTGTGCGGCTTCGATGCGGCCGTGCTGCCGGCAGGTGAATCACGGATGACCTTCGAGATCGAACTGGACGGGCGGGTGCCCGGGGATCATCCGGTCCGCCGCGAGAGCTTCCGCCTGTTCTGCACGCCCGTCATCAATCTGTTCGAGGTGGACGCGCTGCCGCTGCAGCCCGCGGACTGGCATGACCGGGAGCACCGCATCTGCGTGCCGCCCGACGTAGCCGGTCATGTCGAGCCGTATGACGTGCTTGCGGTGACCGCCTCCGATCCGGAAGACAGCGCGCGGCATGCGTACCGCGCGTTCACGACCTTCCGGCATCGCGGCTGGATTTTGTGCTACGAGAAGCCCGAACGATATTTCCATAACGCGACCCGCTTCGGCGCAACGGGGCGGGAACTCTGGGTAACGCTCTCGGGCCAGTTGTGGAACCGGCGCGGCCGGGATGAAGCGGACGTGGAGGCACGGCCGGTCGAGCTGGATCGGTATCTGACGGTGCACGCGCTCGCGAATAACGGACACCTGCCGCGCATGGCGCTGACCGAGGCGACGATTACCGAAGCGGTATCGGGTTTTACCGGCATCGCATCGGTGCGCAATCTGACGGCACCGACCTTGCCGCTCTATCCGCCGCGCCACCATCCCGAGTACGACGTGCGTGTACTTGGGCACTTTACGGCAGGCGGGGCAAACGAGTTGGTCACGATCCGAGAGGGCGGCGCACCGGCCCTGCGCGCGGTGCTGATGCTCTACGAGTGGTCGGACGACGACGGGATCATGCGGCGCATCGACGCGATCGAGGATGTGCGGCTTACCGAACATCAGGAACTGGAGCGAGTACATATACATCGCGAAATCCGCATGCATGTCCGGCTCGATGCGAAGGCATTCGACGGGCCTGGCGACGCAGCGCTTTTCGGCGAGGTATTGAGCCGGTTCGTGGGCCACTACGCGAGCTTCCACCATTCGATGCGGCTGGTGCTGGCCATGGGCGGCAGGGAAGTCCTCTATCCACGCATGGAACACGAGGGGGCGCCCTTCTGA
- a CDS encoding PAAR domain-containing protein has translation MKSPIRKGDKLENGGEVTSGSPWTVFMSRPLARKGDDAICDQHGPTTIDEGYERFPDRDGKFVAMHHHRCACGCRLISSLQNVNIA, from the coding sequence ATGAAATCTCCCATCCGCAAAGGCGACAAACTCGAAAACGGTGGCGAAGTCACCAGCGGCTCCCCGTGGACCGTATTCATGAGCAGACCGCTTGCCCGCAAGGGCGACGACGCAATTTGCGACCAGCACGGACCGACCACCATCGACGAAGGCTACGAGCGTTTTCCCGATCGCGACGGCAAATTCGTTGCCATGCATCACCACCGCTGCGCCTGCGGGTGCCGGCTGATTTCGTCACTGCAGAACGTCAATATTGCCTGA
- a CDS encoding ImcF-related family protein produces MSISKNNLQHIERHVAADKATPSRVAIWGLPFAALVLSVVALWLVWFYGDHLGIADRTHRMQIMIGIPVLLVAVVIAHLYSISTGAYANAARLFRLETGETRTTSTAAKPPKRDARLQRLYEELRVAHGWFWRRRLRWLLVNGTDERVDQVAPGLKQAGVMHVDETVLVHASPDGIESAKWLGQIRQLRRRCPVDGLVQVACANDFDPDLPRRLSAIAIALGWAAPITFLHPVEAKSGNLPERFDPVGTFVPSSSRKEMKAAGTFLLNRLRDLEYTTADAGVRRGGQPHWCTWLLEISEYIGDQRERMIEGWQALAASKWLRAPLTGIMFVPIFPGASTTPVPIPEVDEAQDPSAPAISVEVVTREQPIALLPVWREIAAGVPRYRGRRTKLYWPNVLAACALFGAIAWTVMLVMSGIGNRVLVREAQTAADVALAVPPGTPQALRAQLALQKQISLLEYRQQNGVPWYLRAGLSRNDELLDALWSPYRTIAARNLQQPVAQALEGQLAQLSQVRDDEQQSRDAQMRAYNRLKAYLMLADPSRADAPFLKTQLLDVWPAPAGMLAGEWLDTSQQLAEFWATHLKAHPAWRINASMPLVTQMRSTLVNQIGLAGSDDVLYQGILDAARGKYADASLATLLAGADAHGFFTTAQWVPGIYTRAAWDGMIAAAIDKASSERRVSGDWVLTGAQSAQTIRNALSVGTIKTAAAIDEKRVAEELKQRLTARYFAEYAAAWQHMLNSIQWQPAANLNGAIEQLSRLADAQTSPLIALMKSVQYQAQAGRPSQALTDTLVRKAQSLIGSGEQSDTPAVNPLDKPFGPLLALMGDVGAAPAGGNGKGNTPANIALNGVSLSRYLTAVTTMRLKLQQIAGSADAQTMARALAQAVFQGKLSDLSQARDDAALTAASLGAAWSGFGSAAFAQPLEGAWQTILQPAAASLNGAWRASVAVPFNAAMNGRYPFFDTNADASFAELGRYVRPDTGLIARFVSTQLAGVLTMEGDHWAPNELAPRALQFDPKFLAGLRQLSTVGAQLYLQGDAGERFEMMALPTPNVTRSELSVDGKQIVYFNQQESWTPLAWPGNGLNGHAGLTWQTVDAGLRQAFDSTGDWAFLRLLGKADVKALDSTRYQLTWNAPNDEPLRYVLRAQVGAGPLDLLKLRGFRMPERIFVVGKAGIQPAFLSPPPLPPEMQP; encoded by the coding sequence ATGTCGATATCCAAAAATAACCTGCAGCACATCGAGCGCCACGTTGCCGCCGACAAGGCGACGCCGAGCCGCGTGGCGATCTGGGGCTTGCCTTTCGCCGCGTTGGTGCTTTCCGTCGTAGCGCTCTGGCTGGTCTGGTTTTATGGCGATCATCTCGGCATTGCAGATCGTACGCATCGTATGCAGATAATGATCGGCATTCCGGTGTTACTCGTCGCTGTCGTGATCGCTCATCTGTATTCGATCTCGACGGGCGCCTATGCAAACGCTGCCCGATTGTTTCGTCTTGAAACGGGCGAGACGAGGACAACATCCACGGCGGCCAAGCCACCCAAGCGCGACGCCCGGCTGCAACGTCTTTACGAGGAACTACGCGTCGCGCACGGCTGGTTCTGGCGCCGCCGCCTGCGCTGGCTGCTGGTGAACGGCACGGATGAGCGCGTCGATCAGGTCGCGCCCGGTCTCAAGCAGGCGGGCGTCATGCACGTGGACGAAACGGTGCTGGTACATGCGTCGCCGGACGGGATCGAGTCAGCGAAGTGGCTCGGTCAGATTCGACAGTTGCGCCGCCGCTGCCCGGTCGACGGCTTGGTGCAGGTGGCCTGCGCAAACGATTTCGATCCCGATCTGCCTCGTAGGCTTTCGGCGATTGCCATCGCTTTGGGCTGGGCCGCTCCGATCACCTTTCTACATCCGGTCGAGGCTAAAAGCGGCAATTTACCCGAACGTTTCGATCCGGTTGGGACATTCGTGCCGAGCAGTTCGCGCAAGGAGATGAAAGCCGCCGGAACCTTCCTGCTGAACAGATTGCGTGACCTCGAATACACGACTGCAGACGCTGGCGTACGCAGGGGCGGCCAGCCGCACTGGTGCACGTGGCTGCTGGAGATCTCGGAATACATCGGTGACCAACGCGAGCGGATGATCGAAGGCTGGCAAGCACTCGCCGCATCGAAGTGGCTGCGCGCGCCGCTGACGGGGATCATGTTCGTACCGATCTTTCCGGGGGCATCCACCACTCCGGTGCCGATCCCTGAAGTCGATGAGGCACAAGATCCGTCCGCCCCGGCGATATCGGTGGAAGTGGTCACACGCGAACAGCCGATTGCACTGCTGCCGGTCTGGCGGGAGATTGCCGCCGGCGTGCCCCGTTATCGGGGCCGACGCACGAAGCTCTACTGGCCGAACGTGTTGGCCGCGTGCGCGTTGTTCGGGGCGATCGCATGGACGGTGATGCTGGTGATGTCCGGCATCGGCAACCGTGTACTGGTTCGCGAAGCGCAAACGGCGGCCGACGTGGCGCTGGCCGTTCCGCCCGGCACGCCGCAGGCGTTGCGCGCGCAACTCGCGCTGCAGAAGCAGATCAGCCTGCTCGAATACCGCCAGCAGAATGGGGTGCCGTGGTACCTGCGCGCGGGCCTGTCGCGCAACGATGAACTGCTCGACGCGCTGTGGTCGCCATATCGGACGATCGCCGCGCGCAACCTGCAGCAACCGGTTGCGCAGGCGCTGGAAGGCCAGCTTGCCCAGCTCTCGCAGGTTCGCGACGACGAACAGCAGAGCCGCGATGCGCAGATGCGCGCCTATAACCGCCTCAAGGCCTATCTGATGCTGGCCGATCCGTCGCGCGCAGATGCGCCTTTCCTCAAGACTCAACTGCTCGACGTATGGCCAGCGCCCGCCGGCATGCTCGCGGGAGAGTGGCTCGATACGTCGCAGCAGTTGGCGGAGTTTTGGGCCACACACCTCAAGGCACACCCGGCTTGGCGGATCAACGCATCGATGCCGCTTGTCACGCAGATGCGCTCGACGCTCGTCAACCAGATCGGGCTGGCAGGCAGCGATGACGTGCTATATCAGGGCATCCTCGATGCGGCGCGCGGCAAGTACGCGGATGCGTCGCTGGCGACGCTGCTCGCCGGTGCGGATGCACATGGTTTTTTCACGACCGCGCAGTGGGTGCCGGGCATCTATACCCGTGCTGCGTGGGACGGCATGATCGCGGCGGCGATCGACAAGGCGTCGAGCGAACGTCGCGTGAGCGGTGATTGGGTGCTGACCGGTGCACAGTCGGCGCAGACTATCCGCAACGCGCTTTCGGTGGGCACCATCAAGACGGCGGCGGCAATCGATGAGAAGCGCGTGGCCGAGGAGTTGAAGCAACGCCTGACGGCGCGCTACTTCGCCGAGTACGCGGCCGCGTGGCAGCACATGCTCAACAGCATCCAGTGGCAACCGGCGGCGAATCTGAATGGCGCGATCGAGCAGTTGTCCCGACTCGCGGATGCGCAGACCTCGCCGCTGATCGCGCTGATGAAATCAGTGCAATATCAGGCGCAGGCGGGCCGGCCATCGCAGGCGCTGACCGACACGCTGGTGCGCAAGGCGCAAAGCCTGATAGGCAGCGGCGAGCAGTCGGACACACCGGCCGTCAATCCTCTCGACAAGCCATTCGGCCCGCTGCTTGCGCTGATGGGGGACGTCGGCGCCGCACCAGCCGGCGGCAACGGCAAGGGCAACACGCCCGCCAATATCGCGCTGAACGGCGTCAGCTTGTCGCGCTATCTGACGGCCGTGACGACGATGCGCCTGAAGCTGCAGCAGATCGCGGGCAGCGCCGACGCGCAGACGATGGCCCGCGCGCTCGCGCAGGCGGTATTCCAGGGCAAGCTGTCGGACCTCTCGCAGGCCCGCGACGATGCGGCGCTCACGGCTGCAAGCCTCGGCGCCGCATGGTCGGGCTTCGGCAGTGCTGCATTCGCTCAGCCGCTCGAGGGAGCGTGGCAGACCATCCTGCAGCCGGCCGCAGCAAGCCTGAACGGGGCGTGGCGCGCAAGCGTCGCCGTGCCGTTCAACGCGGCCATGAACGGCCGGTATCCGTTCTTCGATACAAACGCCGATGCGTCGTTTGCCGAACTCGGGCGCTACGTGCGGCCCGACACCGGCCTGATCGCACGCTTCGTCTCGACGCAACTGGCTGGCGTGCTGACGATGGAGGGGGATCACTGGGCGCCGAACGAATTGGCGCCGCGGGCGCTGCAGTTCGATCCGAAATTCCTCGCCGGCCTGCGCCAGTTGTCGACCGTGGGCGCCCAGTTGTATCTGCAGGGTGACGCGGGCGAACGCTTCGAGATGATGGCGCTGCCGACGCCAAACGTGACGCGCTCGGAACTGTCGGTGGACGGCAAGCAGATCGTCTACTTCAACCAGCAGGAAAGCTGGACGCCGCTCGCATGGCCCGGCAACGGCCTGAACGGGCATGCGGGACTGACGTGGCAGACGGTCGATGCGGGATTGCGGCAGGCATTCGATTCGACGGGCGACTGGGCATTCCTGCGCCTGTTGGGCAAGGCCGACGTGAAAGCGCTAGACAGCACTCGCTATCAGCTCACGTGGAACGCGCCAAATGACGAACCGCTGCGTTACGTGCTGCGAGCGCAGGTCGGCGCCGGACCGCTGGATCTGCTGAAGCTGCGGGGCTTCCGGATGCCGGAGCGAATCTTCGTCGTCGGCAAGGCCGGCATCCAACCGGCATTCCTGTCCCCGCCACCATTGCCGCCGGAGATGCAACCATGA
- the tssJ gene encoding type VI secretion system lipoprotein TssJ: protein MAAWIMRCTAAAGLALAVSACGTWQSVKDTTVDATWAVFVAKVKQMNLMLESRAMLNQNGQGQSLPVVIRIYQLKDAKAFAEASYAQLLNDDRALLKSDLLGSMEATLAPGATVKLSAPMPDDAQSVGMVGFFRDQSGAEWQLVVPKAQWKKTDPVRLVVNGNRLELDGGR from the coding sequence ATGGCAGCATGGATCATGCGATGCACGGCGGCGGCTGGTCTCGCACTGGCCGTTTCTGCGTGCGGGACGTGGCAGTCGGTGAAAGACACGACGGTGGACGCGACGTGGGCGGTATTCGTCGCGAAAGTGAAGCAGATGAACCTGATGCTCGAAAGCCGTGCGATGCTCAACCAGAACGGTCAGGGACAGTCGTTGCCGGTCGTGATAAGGATTTACCAGTTGAAGGATGCAAAAGCCTTTGCGGAGGCGAGCTACGCGCAGTTGCTCAACGACGACCGCGCGCTGCTGAAGTCCGATCTGCTAGGTAGCATGGAAGCGACGCTCGCGCCGGGCGCGACGGTCAAGCTGTCGGCGCCGATGCCGGATGACGCGCAATCCGTCGGGATGGTTGGGTTTTTTCGGGATCAGAGCGGTGCCGAGTGGCAGTTGGTCGTCCCGAAGGCGCAATGGAAGAAGACCGATCCGGTGAGGCTCGTCGTGAATGGAAATCGGCTTGAACTGGATGGGGGCCGCTGA